TATAAATTTTTTTCGTGATGTATTTGCTTTTATTACACAATAATTCATGATTAACCGTTCGTAGTGATGCACTTCTTTTAATAGATAACGAAGTCGCCCAGTGAGTTGATTAAACTGTCGCATAGAAAGCTTAAAAGTAGAAAAGTACTCTGCTAAGTTCTTTTGATTCTTCAGAGTAATTGGTGCTGTCTTGCCGTAGCTTTTAATTGCTTGTAAGTAACGATCATATAGTATTTTTAGCTCTTCTATATGCTTTTGTGTTACTATTGGATCCGGTCCGTTGTCACCGACAAACTCATCTGAAACAGCACTATCTTCGATACCACTGACTCTTTCGTACATAGAAATATCACCTTCTTTAGAAGTCTCAAAGAGAGGAAATAGTTTTTCTTCATCAAAGAAATCAATAAGTAAATCGCTTAGGCGACCTTCAGAAGTTATTATACTTTCGTATTCCCTAATAAAACTTTCAATGAGTTTAGGGTATTGAACCATAGCTCCCATCACCTGACGAATTCCACTTTCTATTTTTTTAGCAATGACAATTTCACCTTCACGTGTTAATAATTCCACACTACCCATCTCTCGCATATACATGCGCACGGGATCCGTAGTTCTTGTTTCTGTTGCTAATACTTCTGCTACGTCTTCTTCATCATCCGATTGAGAATCGTCTTCTAGAAGCATAGAATCTGCGTCAGGGGGAATTTCGAACACCTTTATGCCCATTTCAGTAAGCCGACTAATAATTCCTTCCATTTGCGCAGGATCGGTATAATCGTTCGGGAGAAGGTTGATAAGATCTTCGTGAACTAAATATCTTTTATTTTTAGCTTCATCTAATAAAGCATTGAAACCTGAGTGTTGTATTTCAGAGATGTTTTCTTCCAATTGAGCAGCAGTTGATAAAGTAAAAGACATTCCGTCTTTAACTCCCCATGTTTGTATAGAAGAACTTAGATTTTTTATTGCTTTTTCTTCTTTAAATTTTTTCATTATCCCGACTTTTTTAATTTTTTCTTTATTTTTCATGTTTTGCATACTTATCTTGTCTTTTTTCAAAGCATTTTTCCTATGATATATTGTTGGTATTTATTACTTGATGATTTTTAGTTTTGGTATTACCAAAGTTAGCAGCTTAATTAGTGTATCATCTTAATATAGAAAGATTGCACTTCTTTTAAGAATAACTGCACAATCTGATTAAGTGAACAACAATCTATTTCTGTCATACGTTATAAGGTCAGTTAATTATTTCTTCAAGCTCTTGCTTCTTTAAAAGCTGCAATGTTTTTTCTTTTTCTATTTGATTTTTGAGCCGTTGAATGGCATCTTGAAGTTCAACAGCTAAATTATCGATTGATAAACGAGATCCTTCGAACAAACGACGTCCAACTAAATCCGCGATTAATTGACGTTCTTGAGAATTAATCCATAAGCCGAGTAATTCAGCAGTTGATTTGATTTGTTTTTCTTTCAAAAATTTAATAACTTTAACAAGCAATTGCGTATCTGGTCCATTACTAATGGCGTCAACATCCTTCAAAGCTAGATTAACTAGTGACGGTGTTTGAGCTAAAATAGATATCGCATGATGAGCTAAAGAAAGTATTTGAGAAAATAAACGATAATATCTAGTTTCTTTCTTTGAATTATCTTCGACAAGCGAATAAATTTCACTGAGTTCAATCGATAAATATTTGGCGAGTTTATCAATAAGAAGTTGATAAAATAAGCCTTTCGGCATTTTGCTAAGGTGTTCCAGAGCCTTTTTAGCAAAATGAATTTTATTAGCGATAGAATATAATGGAATTTCTCTTTTTAGAAGATCAAAGAATACATCACTCAAAGATAGGGCTGCTTTTATTCTTTCCTCAAAGGCATGTTTACCTATCTTTCGAATTAAGCTATCAGGATCTTCTCCTTCAGGTAAAAACAGGAAGCGAATGTCGATACCATTGTGCATTAATGGTAGACTTTCTGTGATGGCTTGCCAAATAGCTTTTCGTCCAGCGCTGTCGCCGTCAAAACAATAAATGATTTCATTGGTGTATTTGAGTAACTTTTTTAAATGTTTAGCATTAGTGGACGTACCTAGTATGGCAACAGCATAAGTAATTTGATGTTGATGCAGTGCAATAACATCCATGTAGCCTTCTACAATTAAAAATTTTGGTAGATTAGTCTGTTTCTTATTGGCTTCGTATAATCCATACAATTCATTACTTTTATGAAAGATTGGAGTTTCCGGTGAATTCATATATTTAGGCTGATCGTGTCTGCTTATGGCTCGTCCTCCAAAAGCAATGACACGACCTTTAATATCACGAATAGGAAAGATGATACGATGACGGAAACGATCGAAGTAAAAATGATTTTTCTTAATAAGTAGTCCATTTATAATAAGTTGATTTTTAACTGTAGGATGTTCGGCAAATGTCTTTAAATTCTCCCAACTTAAAGGTGCATATCCAAGAGCAAATTGTTTGGCGATCTGGCCTGTAAGTTTGCGTGTTTTTAAATAGTTAATGGCAATAGGCGAACGTTTTAATTGCTGTCGATAATAACGGGCAATTTTTGACAAAAGATCAGAAAAATTTTTCAGTTCAAATGATACCGATGGATGGATTGTTATTGGAACCTTGAGGCCAATTTTAGAAGATAACTCTTTGATAATTTCGATAAATTCAGTGCGATCAAACATCATTAAAAAATTAATAGCATTTCCACTCGCTCCACACCCAAAACAATAATAAAATTGTTTTGTAGGACTAACAGTAAAAGATGGTGTTTTTTCATTATGAAAAGGGCAGAGTCCTAAATAATTAGGACCTTTTTTTTTTAAATTTACGCGTGACTGAATTAACTCCACAATGTCAACACAGGATAATAAATCTTGAATAAAAGATTGTGGGACATGTCGCATAATACTTTTTTCTAGATCTAATTATATTAAAAATCATTTTCTATGGGAAAGTTTTAACACAACACAATGGGAAAGTGCAAACGGATGTTTTCAATAACAAGGAAAAGAAAAATTTATATTCGTAAGGATTTATTATCTATATTATGAGATCTTTTTATTATTTTTATCACTGTGTCATTATAAATCAATATTATTACGACCACATCAGGTGTCGCGTTCTTTCACGTTCCATTGCCTCTCTTTCTTTTTGCATTTTCTTTATGTAAAGTTTAACAGCAGCGGCCCGTTTTCGTTTTCTTTTACTCGTTGGTTTCTCGTAGTATTCAATTTGACGTAACTTACTAAGAATTCCAGCTTTTTCGCACGCTCGCTTAAAACGTCGCATAGCGACGTCGAAAGCACTGTTTTCAGGTACCGTTATCATCGGCATTTTCTATAATCCTCAAAACCGCTCATGATAATAGATTTTAAAAAAGAATACAATCTCGGATTGTTCTAGAATTTTTTTAAGTTCGAATAAAGCGGATGAAATGAGAGGACTGGTAAACATCATGCGAATTAAATCTAAAATTGGAGAACATAGAAGCTATTAAAGATCTCTGTGGTATTATTCATAGATAATATTTTCATGTTAAAAAAGGAAAGGACGATTACAGTATTATAAATATATCTTCTAGTCAAAAGACCTATATATCGGAGTAGTTTTTTATAAAAGATTTTAGCTATATCAATCTGTAAATAACTTTGATTTAAGAAGAGAACGCTTCGTGTTTTATCTTATTTTCTTTTATACTTTTTGGCCCTGTGGTATACCGATGAATAAAATAGGTTAAGGAGAAATGGCGGTGGAGTGGCAATAAAAAATTCCTCGTAATGAAAAAATTAGTTGCTCCGTGAATTTTAAAACTATTATGTTGTTGAAAATAATTTGAAATACCAAATTCTGCATAAATCTCCTAAAATAGTATCTAAAGGTAGTATTATTCTCTTTATTTCTGCTGTTTTGGCTTTAATACTTGATAATACATCATGGTGTGTTTATTACGAAACCCTATTTAATTCACCATTAAGCGTTCAGCTAGGTGCACTACAATTATCCAGGTCTTTACTATTTTGGATTAACAGTGGATTAATGACTGTTTATTTCTTACTAATAGGGTTAGAAATTAAACGAGAGATATTATATGGAAAGCTTAAGAGCTTTTCAAAAGTGTTTTTACCTGTAATAGCAGGACTTGGAGGAATACTTGTTCCTATTATAATCTACATTGCTTTTAACTGGAAAAATACCCTCTCTTTAAGAGGATGGGCGATTCCTACTGCCACTGATATTGCATTTTCATTAGGTATGTTATCTTTGGCAGGTAATCGTTTGCCTATCAACTTAAAAATATTTTTAACGACATTAGCAGTTTTTGATGACATTGGTTCAATTTTTATTATTGCCATTTTTTATACGCATCATTTTTCTTTAATTTTCTTGCTAAGCGCAGGATGTTTTTTAGGGTTATTGATTTTACTAAATCGATTACATGTGACAATGACTACAATTTATATCCTAGTTGGTATTATATTATGGATTTGTGTTTTAGAATCTGGAATTCACGCTACTTTAGTGGGTATTATTGTAGCTTTTACAATCCCGGTTTGTAATCGGAAAGATCGTCAAGTTTCTTCATTACATAATTTAGAGCGAGTATTACAACCATGGGTAACGTTTGGAGTATTACCAATATTTGCTTTTGCAAATTCCGGCATTTCTCTTACACGCATAGGATTAGAAAGTTTATTTAGTCCTATTACATTAGGCATTGCCTTAGGTTTATTTCTTGGAAAACAAATTGGAATTTGTTTGGCTTATTCGCTTGGAATTAAAGCTTTCAGTTGGATTCAACCTATATCATTATTCCATAAAAAAGATAACATTGATTGGCGTTTTCTCTATGGAACAAGCGTAATAGCAGGTATGGGATTTACCATGAGCTTACTCATTAGTACTATAGCATTTGGTGACATTGGGCAAAGTTACTCCAGCATGGCACGATTAGGGGTTATTATTGGTTCTTCATTGTCCGGGATATTTGGTTATTTAATTTTAAGCCTTTCTTCTTATCGTGAATATTCCTCTTTTAAGAAATTAGAAAGTTAATTAATGGATGAAATATTCTATAAGATAAAGTTATTTTCGTATTTTTTATAAAAAATTAAGACGATTATTAATCTTATTTGTTAACATGAGATACTCAAATTACATATTTTTTTGCGTAATGCAGTTAAAAGATTAAAAATCAAAATATTTAAAATATTTAATCAATCTTTAATAGAAAGAGTTGTTTGAGAAGAGTGAGAAGGGAAGGATACGGATAATTTATTAAAATGATGGTAAGCTTTTTCTGTAGCCATACGGCCTCTAGGTGTACGAAAGATGAGGCCTTCTTGAATTAAATAGGGTTCAACAACGTCTTCTATAGTTTCTCGTTCTTCACAAATAGCTGTCGCAAGATTTGCGATTCCAACTGGACCACCTTGAAATTTTTCAATAATGAAATACAGCAATTTTTGATCAATCAAATCTAAGCCAAGAGCATCAACATTTAATAAATTGAGAGCTTTTTTAGCAATATTTTCAGTGATAACTGTAGAAGATTGAACTTCTGCAAAGTCACGCACTCGACGAAGCAATCGATTTGCAATACGAGGAGTACCTTTCGAGCGACAAGCAATTTCTTTAGCACCATTTTCTTCTATAGATGCTCCTAACATTTTAGCTGATCTTTTTACGATACGCACTAAATCATTAGTGCAGTAAAATTCCAGACGCTGTACAATCCCAAAGCGATCACGCAAAGGAGAAGTTAATAATCCAACACGGGTAGTAGCACCAACTAAAGTAAAAGGTGGTAAATCTAATTTTATTGAACGAGCCGAAGGTCCTTCACCAATGATAATATCCAATTGAAAATCTTCTAGAGCGGGGTATAGTATTTCTTCAATGGTTGGATTTAACCGATGAATTTCATCAATGAATAATACATCGTGTGGTTCAAGGTTTGTAAGTAGAGCAGCTAAATCACCTGCTTTTTCTAGTACTGGTCCTGAAGTTTGTTTCAAACTTGCCTGCATTTCACGAGCAATAATATGTGCTAATGTTGTTTTTCCCAATCCAGGTGGCCCAAAAATTAAAACATGATCTAATGTTTCTTTTCGTTTAATTGCTGCGCGAATAAAAATATCCATCTGTTTTTGTACAGATGTTTGCCCTATATATTCACTTAATCTACGTGGACGGGAGACGAAATTTTCTACCGTATTTACGCTCTCAACTTGATTGATCATATAGTATTTATGCAATAAACTTCATTTTGCATTATCAGAATTATATTTTAATGCTTGACGAATCAAATCTTCACGAGTCGATCCAGATTTCTGCACAGCTTCTATGGAGCGTTGAGCTTCTTTTGGTTTATAGCCCAATGCAATTAAAGCACCGACAGCATCTTGAGCTATTTGAGTAAATGACGCATTGGTTATACTAGACGAAATAGCATCTGACTGCCAGCTTTTTAAAACACTTTTTGTTTCAATTAGTAAACGTTCTGCTATTTTTTGACTAATTCCTGGAATATTTCCCAATTG
The genomic region above belongs to Coxiella endosymbiont of Amblyomma americanum and contains:
- the dnaG gene encoding DNA primase encodes the protein MRHVPQSFIQDLLSCVDIVELIQSRVNLKKKGPNYLGLCPFHNEKTPSFTVSPTKQFYYCFGCGASGNAINFLMMFDRTEFIEIIKELSSKIGLKVPITIHPSVSFELKNFSDLLSKIARYYRQQLKRSPIAINYLKTRKLTGQIAKQFALGYAPLSWENLKTFAEHPTVKNQLIINGLLIKKNHFYFDRFRHRIIFPIRDIKGRVIAFGGRAISRHDQPKYMNSPETPIFHKSNELYGLYEANKKQTNLPKFLIVEGYMDVIALHQHQITYAVAILGTSTNAKHLKKLLKYTNEIIYCFDGDSAGRKAIWQAITESLPLMHNGIDIRFLFLPEGEDPDSLIRKIGKHAFEERIKAALSLSDVFFDLLKREIPLYSIANKIHFAKKALEHLSKMPKGLFYQLLIDKLAKYLSIELSEIYSLVEDNSKKETRYYRLFSQILSLAHHAISILAQTPSLVNLALKDVDAISNGPDTQLLVKVIKFLKEKQIKSTAELLGLWINSQERQLIADLVGRRLFEGSRLSIDNLAVELQDAIQRLKNQIEKEKTLQLLKKQELEEIIN
- the ruvB gene encoding Holliday junction branch migration DNA helicase RuvB, with amino-acid sequence MINQVESVNTVENFVSRPRRLSEYIGQTSVQKQMDIFIRAAIKRKETLDHVLIFGPPGLGKTTLAHIIAREMQASLKQTSGPVLEKAGDLAALLTNLEPHDVLFIDEIHRLNPTIEEILYPALEDFQLDIIIGEGPSARSIKLDLPPFTLVGATTRVGLLTSPLRDRFGIVQRLEFYCTNDLVRIVKRSAKMLGASIEENGAKEIACRSKGTPRIANRLLRRVRDFAEVQSSTVITENIAKKALNLLNVDALGLDLIDQKLLYFIIEKFQGGPVGIANLATAICEERETIEDVVEPYLIQEGLIFRTPRGRMATEKAYHHFNKLSVSFPSHSSQTTLSIKD
- the nhaA gene encoding Na+/H+ antiporter NhaA — encoded protein: MKYQILHKSPKIVSKGSIILFISAVLALILDNTSWCVYYETLFNSPLSVQLGALQLSRSLLFWINSGLMTVYFLLIGLEIKREILYGKLKSFSKVFLPVIAGLGGILVPIIIYIAFNWKNTLSLRGWAIPTATDIAFSLGMLSLAGNRLPINLKIFLTTLAVFDDIGSIFIIAIFYTHHFSLIFLLSAGCFLGLLILLNRLHVTMTTIYILVGIILWICVLESGIHATLVGIIVAFTIPVCNRKDRQVSSLHNLERVLQPWVTFGVLPIFAFANSGISLTRIGLESLFSPITLGIALGLFLGKQIGICLAYSLGIKAFSWIQPISLFHKKDNIDWRFLYGTSVIAGMGFTMSLLISTIAFGDIGQSYSSMARLGVIIGSSLSGIFGYLILSLSSYREYSSFKKLES
- the rpsU gene encoding 30S ribosomal protein S21 produces the protein MPMITVPENSAFDVAMRRFKRACEKAGILSKLRQIEYYEKPTSKRKRKRAAAVKLYIKKMQKEREAMERERTRHLMWS